Proteins from a single region of Chaetodon trifascialis isolate fChaTrf1 chromosome 10, fChaTrf1.hap1, whole genome shotgun sequence:
- the kitlga gene encoding kit ligand a: protein MKKSNIWIRICVHLLLFITLGVHSSKFDVNPVTDDISRLSILRQNIPKDYKIPVHYIPKEEGGMCWIKLNVFYLEESLQDLAHKFGNISSNRKDISIFIQMLQELRLNLGSVELIMYDFECHYRKERWQTARYFDFVKDFLTAAQNREDSDDCDPPTCPTTPHTVTTEEYLNESPTSSSKGSECTTGCKPHHEPSALTEVMERSLLSLLFIPLLALVFLLVWKVRSRRSEEDLQQNPGEGALFTGTEGTAPQLDAEISEKNKLHVIETV from the exons ATTTGGATACGCATTTGTGTCCATTTACTGCTGTTCATCACACTTGGAGTACATTCAAGTAAATTTGACGTCAACCCAGTGACAGATGACATCTCTAGACTCTCTATTTTG agaCAAAATATTCCTAAAGATTACAAAATTCCTGTACATTACATTCCAAAAGAAGAG gGTGGGATGTGTTGGATAAAATTAAATGTCTTCTACTTGGAGGAGAGTTTACAAGATTTAGCACATAAGTTTGGAAACATTTCATCCAACAGAAAAGATATTAGCATATTCATCCAAATGCTCCAAGAACTGCGGCTCAATTTGGGGTCTGTG GAGCTGATCATGTATGACTTCGAGTGTCACTACAGGAAAGAGAGGTGGCAGACAGCGCGATACTTTGACTTTGTCAAAGACTTCCTTACAGCTGCACAGAATAGAGAAGATTCAGATGACTGTGATCCTCCTACCTGCCCCACCACACCGCACACAGTAACAACAGAAGAATATTTAAATG AATCACCCACGTCCAGCAGTAAAGGCTCAGAGTGTACAACAGGCTGCAAACCGC aTCATGAACCGAGCGCCCTGACTGAGGTGATGGAGCGAAGCCTTCTCTCCCTACTATTCATTCCACTCCTAGCCCTGGTATTCCTGCTTGTGTGGAAG GTCCGATCAcggaggagtgaggaggatcTTCAACAGAATCCCGGAGAAGGTGCACTCTTCACAGGAACAGAAGGGACTGCACCTCAACTAGATGCTGAAATATCAGAAAA AAACAAGTTGCACGTCATCGAAACAGTGTAA